The Skermanella rosea sequence TGGCCCGCGCCGGGCTGGCCGGTGCCGAGGTCGCGCCGACCGTCCGGACCCCCGCGGCGAGCCGCCGGCGCGCCACGTTCGCGGCGGCCAGGCGGGGGAGCCGATGCGTCCTGGGCTTCAACGAGCGGTCGAGCCACCGGATCTCGGCGGTGACCGGCTGCCTGGTGGTCGAGCCGGCGATACTGGAGCTGCTGGCTCCGCTGGAGGCCCTTGCCGGCGCCATCCTGCCGGACGGCGAAACGGCCGATATTTCCGTGGCGGTGCTGGACGGCGGCATCGACCTGGTTCTGACCGGCGGTCCGGAGCCCGGGCTGGACGCGCGGGAACGCATGGCCGCCTTCGCGGAGGCCCATGACATCGGCCGGCTGTCGTGGCGCCGTTCCGCCGCGGCCCCGGCGGAACCGGTCGCCGCTCGCCGCGCGCTCCATGCCCGGTTCGGCGGGGTCGCCGTCCCGGTGGAGCCCGGAGCCTTCCTGCAGGCGAGTGCCGCCGGCGAAGCCGCGCTGGTCGAGGCGGTCCTGGCAGGGGTCGGGGCCGCCGCCCGGGTCGCCGACCTGTTCGCGGGGCTTGGCACCTTCAGCTTCCCCCTTGCCTCGCGACCGGTCCCGGGGACCGCCGTCCACGCGGTCGAGGGCGATGCCTCGGCGCACGCGGCGCTGGCCGCCGCCGGCCGGGGGCGGGCGGGCGTGACGGCGGAGCGCCGCGACCTCTTCGCCGACCCGCTGAGCGCCGACGAACTTTCCCGCTTCGATGCGGTGGTCTTCGACCCGCCCCGCGCCGGCGCCCGCGCCCAATCGGTCCAACTCGCCGCGTCGGCCGTCCCCACGGTGGTCGGCGTGTCCTGCAACCCCGCGACATTCGCGCGCGACGCCCGCACGCTCGTCGATGGCGGCTATCGCCTGGAGCGGGTCACGCCGATCGACCAGTTCATTTGGTCGTCCCATGTCGAGCTGGTCGGGGTGTTCCGGCGGTAGGACAACCGCTTCACGGCGGATCAGTCGCGCCGGATGAAGATCCAGCAGCCGCCGTCCGAGGCGGGCTGGATGCGCACCTGGAGCTCCCGCGAGCGGTCGGCGAAATCGCCGATCCAGCCGAATTCCAGGTCGAACTTCCCGGCTGCCCTGGCACTCTCGATCCGGCCGCGGAAAGCCTCGTTGTCCATGCAGGGCGCCATGTCGGAGAAGAACGGCCGGCCGAGCGCCGGACGGGCCCCGTAGCCGGAAAGCCGGGCCTCCGCGGCACTGTAGAAGGCAACCTCGCCGTTGGCGTCGAGGCGGATCGCCCCGAACGGCAGCGCATCGACCTCGGACGGCGGCAACCGTTCGACGACGCCGGCGAGATCGGGCATGTCGAAGTCGACTCCGGATGCGTCGTTCATGGCCTTCTCCGCTGTTGGAGGTCGGAACTCGCGAGATCGGTGAAACAGGCGACGCCCAGGATGTGGGTCACCGCGGAACCCTCCTCCGAAAGCGGCAGCAACAGCCGCTCGAACAGCAGCGGCGCGTCGTCGGCGATCGCGTAGCGGGCGTATTCGTAGGAGGGCGACTCCGACTCGACGCAGCGCCGGTACGAGGCTCCGGCGGAACCCAGCTCGTCGCCGCCGTCGTCGACCAGTTCCCCCACCAGCGGCCGGCCCAGCCGTCGGGCAAGGGTGTCGCCGATCCTCAGGTAACGGAACTCCCTGGTACGGCCGCTGCCGATCGCCTCGACCAGGAAACCGTCGTCGGCCACGAGCGGGTCGCCGGACGGGAAGAGGTCGGGACTCGGCAGGTGGCCGTCCGCGCCGCGCGCCGTCTTCCAGCGTTCGTAGGCATCGCGCAGGCGGGAGTTCCTCAATCGGTTGCGAAGCTTGTCCGGCGCCGCCACGGACCCGGCCGGCAATGCCGACGGCAGGAGGTCCAGCCGTTCCCGGACGGCCTCGGCCAGTTCCGTCTTGCTGAACGGCTTGCGGAGCAGCCGTTCGCCGTCCGGCACGGTGTCGTGGCGGTCGCCGCTGATGAAGAGGACCGGAAGGTTCGGCCGGTCGAGCCGCAGCCGGTTTCCCAGCACCGGGCCGGAGTCGCCCGGCATCATGATGTCGGTCACGACGATGTCCAGCGTGTCCGTGAGATGCGCCAGGGCGATCGCGGTCTCGGCGCTCTGTGCCTCGATCACCGCGTAGCCGAGATCGCGCAGCAGGTGCGCGGTCAGCGCGCGGAGGCTGTCGTCGTCGTCGACCAGCAGGATCGTGGCACCGCCCTCCGGCGGGGCCGATCCGGCATCCGGCAGCGTTTCGTCCCCGTGCGCCAAGATCTGGGCGCGGGGCAGGTACAGCTCGATCGTGGTGCCGGCCCCGACGGCGCTGAGGATGCGCAGCTTGCCGCCGGACTGCACGGTCAGGGCATGGGCGGAGGCGAGGCCGAGGCCGGTGCCCCGGCCGCGCGGCTTGGTGGTGAAGAAGGGTTCCGACGCCCGGGCGACCACGTCGGGCGTCATGCCCACGCCGCTGTCCTTCACGGAGATGAGGATCCCTTCGCGCGAGCCCGTGCGCTCGTCGGCGGGTTGGTTGCGGACGGTTATCTCCAGCTCGCCGCCGTCCGGCATGGCGTCGCGGGCGTTGGCGGCGAGGTTCAGCAGGACCGCGTTCAGACGGGAGGGATCGACGATCACCGGCCAGAGATCGCCCTGGAGATCGAAGGCGCAGCGCACCCCGCTGCCCGCGGTGTGGCAGATCATGTCTTCGCTTTCGCGCAGGATGGCGGTCAGGTCCACCAGGGTCGGCTGCGTTTCCTCGCGCCGGGCGAAGGCCAGCAGGTGATGGATCAGGCCGGTCGCCCGGACCACCGCCTGCTCTCCCAGGTCGAGGATCCTGACCTGCTCCGGAACGTCGATCCGCCGCCTGAGCAGACTGTAGCTGCTCTGGATGACGGCCAGGATGTTGTTGAAGTCGTGCGAGACGCCGCTGACCAGCTGGCCCAGCGCTTCCAGCTTCTGGGACTGCAGCAGCGCCGCCTGGGTTTCCTCCCGTCGGCGGATCTCCGCCGTCAGTTCCCGGGCGGCGTCGGTCAGGGCGCGGGTGCGTTCGGCGACCCGCGCCTCCAGGGCCGCGTTGCTGTCGCGCAGGATGGCCTCGGCGGTCTTGCGCTCGGTGATGTCCCAGTTGACGCCGATGATGCGCTCGGGCCTGCCGGCCGCATTCCGCTGCACGCCGCACCGGATCGCCAGCCAGCGGATCTCCTCGGCGCCCCGGGTCGGGTCCGCCGGGCGCCGGATGCGGAAATCCAGTTCGAACCCTTCCCCCGTCCGGATCGCCTGATCGATTCGGTCCAGCAGGGCGGCGCGGTCCTCCGGCTCCATCAGGGCTCCGAACGCGTTCAGGCTTGGTGTCGGCGTGGCCGGATCGATCCCGAAGAGGCGGTACTGGATATCGCTCCAGGCCATCCGGCCGTCGGCCACGTCCATCTGCCAGGTGCCGATCACGGCGGCGTCGAGCGAGAAGCGCAGGCGTTCCTCGCTCTCGCGCAACGCGGCCTCGGCCTGCTTGCGGGCGGTGACGTCGGCGGTGATCCCGGTCAGGCGGACCTTGCGGCCGTCCCGATCGAAGACGGCCGCCGCGGACTCCTCGAGCCAGGCCACCGCGCCGTCCGGGCGCCGGTAGCGGTAGGAGACGGTGTAGTTCGGGGAAGCCGGCTCCAGCCGCGCCACGGTGGCGGCGAACCCGTCGCGGTCCTCCGCGTGGACGGACGCGAAGAAATTCTGTCCGGTGTCCGCCGTCGCATCTCCGCCCAGGCCGAGGATCTCCGCGCAGCTCTCGCTCCGGCGCACGCTGTCGGTCCCGATGTCCCAGTCGAAGGCGAACATGCGGCCGGCGGTCATCGCGCGGGCCAGCTGCTCCTCGGCGTCGATCAGCCGGCGTTGCAGCAGCTTGATCGCGGTTATGTCCGTGGTGGTGCCGACGAAGCCGGTGATCTCCCCCGCATCGTCCCGTTCGACCAGGGCTTCGCCCAGAACCCAGGTGGTTTCGCCCGACGGCGTGCGGAAACGGTATTCGAGACGGAAGGGCCGGTTCTCGAAGGCGCTGCGCCGCCATTCCGAGAAGACCCGGTCATGGTCCCCGGGATGCAGGAAGTCGGTCCAGCCGTTGCCGAGCGCCTGCTCCGGCCGGGCGCCGGATATCTCGCACCAGCGCTCGTTGACGCCGGTGCAGCGCCCCTCGGGATCGGTGCGGAAGATCCCCACCGGGGAGCTGAGTTTCAGGAGCCTGGAGTGGTTCTCGGCGGCGCGCAGCGCCGTCGACCCCTCGTCCAGCTTCTGGAAGGCCGTGGTGAGGGCCAGGCCGATCTCGTTGGCTTCCCGCCAGCCGGTGCGGATCCGGGGGACGGCTTCGCCGCCGCGCAAGGCGCTGCCGGCCAGGGTCAGCAGTTTGGCGGCCCGCGACATGCGCAGGCCCAGGCCATAGGCCAGGAGGGCGGAGAGGGCGAGAAGCGCGCCGCCCAGCAGGACGGGAGATCGGAGCCCGGCCATGGCCTCGGCATCGACGGCATGGCCGGGCAGGGTGACGGTCGCGGTCCATCCCGTCAGGTCGGACCGGCTGTAGCCCGAAACGAGACCGGCCTCTCCGGGGCCGTCCTCTCCGGGGCCGGCGGAGGCCATGCCCCGGCCCGGGTGCTCCGGGGCCGGCACGCGGGTCAGGAGCTTGCCTCTGCGGTCGGCGACCGTGGCGGTCCGGCCGTCGCCGATGCGCGCCTGGATCAGGATTTCCTCGATGCGCTTCGGCGGCAGGCTCGCGATCAGGAAATAGGCGACCTTGTCGGCGTGCAGGACCGGCACGACGATGCCGACGGCCTCGGTTCCGGAGAGCGGTCCGATCAGCAGGTCGGATACGTGGGGCATCCTGGTTTCGAAAACGGACCGCGCGACATCGTCGTCCAGGAAGGACGGAAGCGGCGTGTTCCAGGGGACCCGCGTGTTGAGTCGCTGCTTTCCGGACCGGTCGGTCAGGATGATGACCATTCCGTAGCGCTCGGTGATCCGGCTCGCCTGCTGGTGGACGGTCGCGAAATCATCCTGCTGGAGGGCCGGCATCAGGGCCAGCGTCTCCAGCATCGCCATGACGCCCCGCATGTCCCGATCGACCATGGCCGTGATCGATCGGGCCTCCTGGTGCAGATCCTGCTCGATGTGCGACCGCTGAAGATCGACCTGCTGAATCAGCAGATAGGATGCGAAAACGGATGCCGGTATAAGCAGGCCAAGGGAGAGTAAAATCAAATGTGCCCGGGTGGATATGACATGGCATCTGAGACATGGCAGAATTTTAGACATGACCAGAAAATCCCCGGGTTTTCCCTGATTGCTTATTGAAGTTGGCAGGCCATGTGATTTAGGTGTCTTCTTGTTCGAAATAAAACTATTTATCAAGTCTGGCGGGCGTCCGAACATGGCGTCTGTTCGCCATGGGAAACCTGTACCTTGTATCATGCATTTCCCTTGGGGAGCCAGTGACATGAACCGGCATTCCCTATCCTGGTCTTCCGGTCCGGGTTCGTGATGGCCGGGCTGTCCTGCCCCTGTCTTGGCCGCCCCTTGCCGCCCTCTTCCGGATCACTCGGCGGCCGCCATCGCCGCGGCCGCCGCCTCGCGGTCTTCCCGGGCGAGCGCGGTCAGGCCGAAATCGTGCAGGATCGCGTAGAGCGACGGGACCACCAGCAGCACCAGGACGGTGGACGCCAGCAGGCCGAACACCAGGCTGACCACCAGCGGCTGGAGCACCTGGGCCTGGAGGCTTCGCTCGGCCAGCAGCGGCAGCAGCCCGGCGATGGTGGTCAGCGAGGTCAGCAGCACCGCGCGGAAGCGCTGGCGGCTGGCGATCCGGGCGGCCGACACGACGTCGCGTCCCTCGCGCGCGCGGAGCTTGACGAACTCGACCAGCAGGATCGAGTCGTTGACCACGATGCCGGCCAGCGAGACGAAGCCGATCATGCTCGGCATGGACACGTCGAAGCCGGCCAGCCAGTGCCCCCAGACCACGCCGATCAGCGCCATCGGGATCGCGACCATGACGATGACCGGCTCGACATAGCTGCGGAACTGCAGGCTCAGCAGCACGAAGATGCCGAACAGGCCGATCATGAATCCGTGCTTGAGGCTTTCGCCGGTCTTGCCCTGCTCGCGTTCCTGGCCCTCCAGCGTGATGTCGATCTCCGGGTAGCGGGCGCTCAGCTCGGGCAGGAAGCGCGCCCGCGTGTCGGCGATCACCTCGTTGGCGTTGGCGATGCGGGTATCGATCTCGCCCCGGACGATCACGGTGCGCCGGCCGTCGATCCGGCCGATCCGGGCATACCCGCGGTCCGGCTCCAGCACCGCGATCGAGCGCAGCGGCGCCTGGCTTCCGTCGGGCAGGGTGACCGGGAAATCCTCCAGGTCGGCCAGCGTGGTCCGGTCGGCGGCTGCCAGCCGGACGTCGACCTCGATCGATTCGCTGCCGACCTGAAGCTCCGCCGCGGTCTGGCCGAAATATGCTGCCCGGAGCTGGGTCGCGAGTGCCGCCGAGTCGAGCCCCTGGCCGAAGATGCCTTCGCGCAGGCGGAGCCCCATCTCGGGCTTGCCGGGGCGCAGGTCGTCGGACAGGTCCTCGACGCCCCGGTAGCGGCCCAGCCAATCCTGGAGTTCCAGGGAGGCCGCCTTCAGCCGGTCCAGGTCGCCGCCGGCCAGCCTGATGTCGATCGGCAGGCCGCCGGGGCCGACCTGCGCCTCCTTGAAGGTCAGGGCCAGCACGTCGGGCAGGGGGCCGATCTCGGCCCGCCACAGGGCGGTGATCTCGTCGATCGTGCCGTCCCGCCGCTCGGCGGTGAGCAGGTCGGCGGAGACCGAGGCGAGGTGCGGCCCGGTCTCGTAGGCGTCCTGGTTCTCGTTGAAGCGCACGGTCACCGCCCGCACCAGGGCGGCGCCGTCGGGCTGGCGCGGGGCGAGATGCGCCGCGACGCGGTCGAGCGCCCCGGTCACCCGGTCCACCACCTCCTCGGTCCGGGCCAGCGGCGTGCCCTGGGGAAGCAGGATGCGCGCCTCCAGCACGTTGCCGTCGATCTGAGGGAAGGCCCGGAACTTGACGGTGCCGCCGGCCAGCATGGCGGCGGACACCAGCACCGCGCAGATCACCAGCCCCAGGGTCAGGTAGCGCCACTCCACCGCCCGGTCCACCAAGCCGCCGAGCAGCCGGTCGCGCACGAAGTCGAACCCGCGGTCGAGCCGGACCCGCACCGCGTTCCGCCGCTCGCCGCCGGGCGGGATGCTCTTCGCCAGATGGTGCGGCAGGATCAGGAAGGCCTCGACGATGCTGACCGTCAGCGCGATGATCAGCACCACCGGCAGGACCGCCATCACCTTGCCGATGTCGCCCTGCATCAGGATCAGCGGCCCGAACACGCAGACCGTGGTCACGTAGGAAGCGAAAACCCCCGACGCGACCTCGCGCGTGCCGTCGATCACCGCCTCCATCGGCGGCAGCCCCGCGGCCAGCTTGGTCGCCACGTTCTCGGCGATCACGATGGCGTCGTCCATCAGCAGGCCCAGCGCGATCAGCAGGCCCACCATGGTGATCATGTTGATCGACAGGCCCATGAACTGCATGGCGAAGACGGTGCCGGCCAGCGCCACCGGCAGGCCCATGGCGACCCAGAAGGAATAGCGCAGGCTGAAGAACAGCCACATGGACAGGAAGACCAGCGCGATCCCCTGGAACGCGTTGCCGGTCAGCATGTCCAGCCGGTCCTGCACGATGGAGGAGACGTCCTGGGTCAGCGCGTAGCCGACGCCGGGAGGGGCGGTGCGCAGCTCCTGCTCGACGAAGCCGCGGACCGCGGCCATGACCCGGAGCGTGTCCTGCTGCTTGGTCTTGGTCACGCGGAGCATGGCGGCGCGCTCGCCGTCGAACAGTGTCTTGGCCTCGTCCAGCTCGAACCGTTCGGTGATCGCCGCGATGGCGCCCAGCCGCACCTCGCCGCCGCCGGTCCCGCCGATCACGACGAGGTCGGTCAACTGGCGCACGGTCCGCCGCTCGTCGGCGAAACGGACGGTCAGGCTGCGCTCCTCCGTCTCCAGGGTGCCGGCCGGCTGGTCCAGGCTCTGGCGGCCGATGATGCCGGCGACGTCGGCGACGCTCAGCCCGTGGGCGCGCAGCGCGCCCTGGTCCAGCTCGACCCGGATCTGGCGCTGGGAGAAGCCGGTCAGCGTCGCTTCCGACACCTCCGGCAGGCGCAGCAGGCGCTCGCGCACGCCCTCGGCGTAGATCTTCAGGTCGGGCACCGACATCGGGCCGGTGATGGCGATCGACACCACCCGGTCGGTCAGGTTGAGCCGCTTGATCACCGGCCGCTCGACCAGGTCGGGGAAGGTGGTGATCGCCTCGACCTCGGCCTTGACGTCCTCCAGGAAGCGGTCGGGGTTGCCGCCCTCGACCATGTCGATGATCGCGGCGGCCAGCCCCTCGCGCGACTCGCAGCGGACCTCGTCCACGCCGCTGACGCCGGCGACCGCGTCCTCGATGCGCTGGCAGACCGCCTCCTCGACCTCCTCCGCGCTGGCGCCGGGGTAGGGGACCTGGATCTG is a genomic window containing:
- a CDS encoding class I SAM-dependent RNA methyltransferase, whose amino-acid sequence is MARRPQQGHRRGRAASASGAPVTLEIQEIGARGDGLAEHDGRRVYVPLTVAGDRVRAALGEPRGDGVAATLLEVTEPGPDRAAPPCRHFGTCGGCALQHVGDAAYGAWKRAQVSAALARAGLAGAEVAPTVRTPAASRRRATFAAARRGSRCVLGFNERSSHRISAVTGCLVVEPAILELLAPLEALAGAILPDGETADISVAVLDGGIDLVLTGGPEPGLDARERMAAFAEAHDIGRLSWRRSAAAPAEPVAARRALHARFGGVAVPVEPGAFLQASAAGEAALVEAVLAGVGAAARVADLFAGLGTFSFPLASRPVPGTAVHAVEGDASAHAALAAAGRGRAGVTAERRDLFADPLSADELSRFDAVVFDPPRAGARAQSVQLAASAVPTVVGVSCNPATFARDARTLVDGGYRLERVTPIDQFIWSSHVELVGVFRR
- a CDS encoding PAS domain-containing protein — translated: MNDASGVDFDMPDLAGVVERLPPSEVDALPFGAIRLDANGEVAFYSAAEARLSGYGARPALGRPFFSDMAPCMDNEAFRGRIESARAAGKFDLEFGWIGDFADRSRELQVRIQPASDGGCWIFIRRD
- a CDS encoding PAS domain-containing protein, whose translation is MVDRDMRGVMAMLETLALMPALQQDDFATVHQQASRITERYGMVIILTDRSGKQRLNTRVPWNTPLPSFLDDDVARSVFETRMPHVSDLLIGPLSGTEAVGIVVPVLHADKVAYFLIASLPPKRIEEILIQARIGDGRTATVADRRGKLLTRVPAPEHPGRGMASAGPGEDGPGEAGLVSGYSRSDLTGWTATVTLPGHAVDAEAMAGLRSPVLLGGALLALSALLAYGLGLRMSRAAKLLTLAGSALRGGEAVPRIRTGWREANEIGLALTTAFQKLDEGSTALRAAENHSRLLKLSSPVGIFRTDPEGRCTGVNERWCEISGARPEQALGNGWTDFLHPGDHDRVFSEWRRSAFENRPFRLEYRFRTPSGETTWVLGEALVERDDAGEITGFVGTTTDITAIKLLQRRLIDAEEQLARAMTAGRMFAFDWDIGTDSVRRSESCAEILGLGGDATADTGQNFFASVHAEDRDGFAATVARLEPASPNYTVSYRYRRPDGAVAWLEESAAAVFDRDGRKVRLTGITADVTARKQAEAALRESEERLRFSLDAAVIGTWQMDVADGRMAWSDIQYRLFGIDPATPTPSLNAFGALMEPEDRAALLDRIDQAIRTGEGFELDFRIRRPADPTRGAEEIRWLAIRCGVQRNAAGRPERIIGVNWDITERKTAEAILRDSNAALEARVAERTRALTDAARELTAEIRRREETQAALLQSQKLEALGQLVSGVSHDFNNILAVIQSSYSLLRRRIDVPEQVRILDLGEQAVVRATGLIHHLLAFARREETQPTLVDLTAILRESEDMICHTAGSGVRCAFDLQGDLWPVIVDPSRLNAVLLNLAANARDAMPDGGELEITVRNQPADERTGSREGILISVKDSGVGMTPDVVARASEPFFTTKPRGRGTGLGLASAHALTVQSGGKLRILSAVGAGTTIELYLPRAQILAHGDETLPDAGSAPPEGGATILLVDDDDSLRALTAHLLRDLGYAVIEAQSAETAIALAHLTDTLDIVVTDIMMPGDSGPVLGNRLRLDRPNLPVLFISGDRHDTVPDGERLLRKPFSKTELAEAVRERLDLLPSALPAGSVAAPDKLRNRLRNSRLRDAYERWKTARGADGHLPSPDLFPSGDPLVADDGFLVEAIGSGRTREFRYLRIGDTLARRLGRPLVGELVDDGGDELGSAGASYRRCVESESPSYEYARYAIADDAPLLFERLLLPLSEEGSAVTHILGVACFTDLASSDLQQRRRP
- a CDS encoding efflux RND transporter permease subunit, which translates into the protein MIAWFARHPTAANLLMLFLLVIGLVTAPSLRRETFPDFTLSQVQIQVPYPGASAEEVEEAVCQRIEDAVAGVSGVDEVRCESREGLAAAIIDMVEGGNPDRFLEDVKAEVEAITTFPDLVERPVIKRLNLTDRVVSIAITGPMSVPDLKIYAEGVRERLLRLPEVSEATLTGFSQRQIRVELDQGALRAHGLSVADVAGIIGRQSLDQPAGTLETEERSLTVRFADERRTVRQLTDLVVIGGTGGGEVRLGAIAAITERFELDEAKTLFDGERAAMLRVTKTKQQDTLRVMAAVRGFVEQELRTAPPGVGYALTQDVSSIVQDRLDMLTGNAFQGIALVFLSMWLFFSLRYSFWVAMGLPVALAGTVFAMQFMGLSINMITMVGLLIALGLLMDDAIVIAENVATKLAAGLPPMEAVIDGTREVASGVFASYVTTVCVFGPLILMQGDIGKVMAVLPVVLIIALTVSIVEAFLILPHHLAKSIPPGGERRNAVRVRLDRGFDFVRDRLLGGLVDRAVEWRYLTLGLVICAVLVSAAMLAGGTVKFRAFPQIDGNVLEARILLPQGTPLARTEEVVDRVTGALDRVAAHLAPRQPDGAALVRAVTVRFNENQDAYETGPHLASVSADLLTAERRDGTIDEITALWRAEIGPLPDVLALTFKEAQVGPGGLPIDIRLAGGDLDRLKAASLELQDWLGRYRGVEDLSDDLRPGKPEMGLRLREGIFGQGLDSAALATQLRAAYFGQTAAELQVGSESIEVDVRLAAADRTTLADLEDFPVTLPDGSQAPLRSIAVLEPDRGYARIGRIDGRRTVIVRGEIDTRIANANEVIADTRARFLPELSARYPEIDITLEGQEREQGKTGESLKHGFMIGLFGIFVLLSLQFRSYVEPVIVMVAIPMALIGVVWGHWLAGFDVSMPSMIGFVSLAGIVVNDSILLVEFVKLRAREGRDVVSAARIASRQRFRAVLLTSLTTIAGLLPLLAERSLQAQVLQPLVVSLVFGLLASTVLVLLVVPSLYAILHDFGLTALAREDREAAAAAMAAAE